In Streptomyces nojiriensis, one genomic interval encodes:
- a CDS encoding TetR/AcrR family transcriptional regulator, giving the protein MARAGLTAERVTVAGAELADEVGLDRVTMSQVARRLGVKDASLYAHVRNLEDLRGRIALLAADEKTLRIAQATAGRAGKDALVAFADAWREYALEHPGRYTATQTPIRIDPELAARAPGPRRAVELTYGMLRGYALTEPDLTDAVRLLRSTFHGFVALEAAGGFAHERSPQLSWIRTLDALHTLLEHWPQTREGDPS; this is encoded by the coding sequence ATGGCACGGGCCGGGCTGACGGCCGAGCGGGTGACGGTCGCGGGCGCCGAGCTGGCGGACGAGGTCGGGCTCGACCGGGTCACCATGTCGCAGGTGGCGCGGCGGCTCGGGGTGAAGGACGCGAGCCTCTACGCGCACGTGCGCAACCTGGAGGATCTGCGCGGCCGGATCGCGCTGCTGGCGGCGGACGAGAAGACCCTCCGCATCGCGCAGGCCACGGCCGGGCGGGCGGGCAAGGACGCGCTGGTCGCGTTCGCCGACGCCTGGCGGGAGTACGCCCTCGAGCATCCGGGCCGCTACACGGCGACCCAGACCCCGATCCGCATCGACCCCGAGCTGGCCGCACGGGCGCCCGGGCCGCGCCGGGCGGTCGAGCTGACCTACGGCATGCTGCGCGGCTACGCGCTGACGGAGCCCGACCTGACCGACGCGGTCCGGTTGCTGCGCAGCACGTTCCACGGGTTCGTCGCCCTGGAGGCGGCGGGCGGGTTCGCGCACGAGCGTTCACCGCAGCTCTCCTGGATCCGCACCCTCGACGCCCTCCACACCCTCCTGGAGCACTGGCCCCAGACCCGAGAAGGAGACCCCTCATGA
- a CDS encoding alpha/beta fold hydrolase codes for MTGPDIGSLRVNGATLHYEVRGRGPLLLLVPGGTGGAASFDGIADDLAAEYTVATYDPRGMSRSTLDDPDAEQHVAEHADDAARILDLLSPGAPARVFGTSSGAIVALHLLTARAERLVRVVAHEPPVVEVLPDAPDHRLLVARVQETLRTEGLMPAMAVFAAGLRKDGDTAGPGAEVGLPSQAAARAERTMADLPYFVGRIVPGFMSYVPDIGRLETLADRLTLACGQDSRGELPYRPAAFLAERLGTELLHFPGGHTGLTTHPAGFGELLRKAFRA; via the coding sequence ATGACCGGCCCGGACATCGGCAGCCTGCGCGTGAACGGCGCGACCCTGCACTACGAGGTGCGCGGCCGGGGCCCGCTCCTGCTGCTGGTACCCGGCGGGACGGGCGGCGCCGCCTCCTTCGACGGCATCGCCGACGACCTGGCCGCCGAGTACACCGTCGCGACCTACGACCCGCGCGGCATGTCCCGCAGCACACTGGACGACCCCGACGCCGAGCAGCACGTGGCCGAGCACGCCGATGACGCGGCACGGATCCTGGACCTGCTGTCGCCCGGTGCGCCCGCCCGGGTGTTCGGCACCAGCTCGGGCGCGATCGTCGCCCTGCATCTGCTCACCGCCCGTGCCGAACGCCTCGTACGCGTCGTGGCGCACGAACCACCGGTGGTGGAGGTCCTGCCGGACGCCCCCGACCACCGGCTGCTCGTCGCACGGGTGCAGGAGACGTTGCGCACCGAGGGGCTCATGCCGGCGATGGCCGTGTTCGCCGCCGGGCTGCGCAAGGACGGGGACACCGCCGGGCCGGGGGCCGAGGTCGGGCTTCCGTCCCAGGCTGCGGCGCGGGCCGAGCGGACGATGGCCGACCTGCCGTACTTCGTCGGCCGCATCGTGCCCGGCTTCATGTCCTACGTCCCGGACATCGGCCGGCTGGAGACGCTGGCGGACCGGCTCACGCTGGCCTGCGGCCAGGATTCCCGCGGCGAACTGCCCTACCGTCCGGCCGCCTTCCTGGCCGAGCGCCTCGGCACGGAACTCCTGCACTTCCCCGGCGGGCACACCGGCCTGACGACGCACCCCGCCGGGTTCGGCGAGCTCCTGCGGAAGGCCTTCCGCGCGTAG
- a CDS encoding ADP-ribosyltransferase domain-containing protein, with protein MRHIDHPNPAAQGDIFCDGDHFAMVNDALASLGADQIDWLPSKGWNTAGPKAGGAGGDVAERMGAFIASTMELHQLYLDRLASVKDEGLVLPAISGVFDTPLMDFQDAVGPVVEVLSGLDRHVKLSHAFGMGRADGAAGGLSADAIAALHLYTCESAFYREINAVLRSPDRARLVPYLPYLRLLFSAVAELPARTAPLWRGVALDLRAQYPLGRTVTWWGVSSCTSEAGVARAFLGGRGKRTLFEVTPVRAVGIRSFSAFTGEEEFILAPGTQLEVTDVKTERGGLCTVRLTELAEQTLVS; from the coding sequence GTGCGGCACATCGACCACCCCAACCCCGCCGCACAGGGCGACATCTTCTGCGACGGCGACCACTTCGCCATGGTGAACGACGCACTCGCGTCGCTGGGCGCCGATCAGATCGACTGGCTGCCGAGCAAGGGGTGGAACACGGCGGGGCCGAAGGCCGGCGGCGCGGGCGGCGACGTCGCCGAACGCATGGGCGCCTTCATCGCGTCCACCATGGAACTGCACCAGCTGTACCTCGACCGCCTCGCGAGCGTGAAGGACGAGGGGCTCGTCCTCCCCGCGATCAGCGGCGTGTTCGACACCCCCCTGATGGACTTCCAGGACGCCGTCGGTCCGGTCGTCGAGGTGCTGTCCGGCCTGGACCGGCACGTCAAGCTGTCCCACGCGTTCGGCATGGGGCGGGCGGACGGAGCGGCCGGCGGCCTGTCCGCCGACGCGATCGCCGCCCTCCACCTCTACACCTGCGAGTCCGCGTTCTACCGGGAGATCAACGCCGTCCTGCGCTCCCCGGACCGCGCCCGGCTCGTGCCGTACCTCCCGTACCTGCGGCTGCTGTTCTCCGCCGTGGCGGAACTGCCCGCCCGCACGGCGCCGTTGTGGCGCGGCGTCGCACTGGACCTGCGCGCGCAGTACCCGCTGGGGCGGACCGTGACCTGGTGGGGCGTGTCCTCGTGCACCTCGGAGGCGGGCGTGGCACGGGCGTTCCTCGGCGGGCGGGGCAAGCGGACGCTCTTCGAGGTGACCCCGGTCCGGGCGGTCGGGATCCGCAGCTTCTCCGCCTTCACCGGCGAGGAGGAGTTCATCCTCGCGCCGGGTACGCAGCTCGAGGTGACGGACGTGAAGACCGAGCGCGGTGGCCTCTGCACGGTGCGGCTGACCGAGCTGGCGGAGCAGACCCTCGTGTCCTGA
- a CDS encoding SpoIIE family protein phosphatase: MNSHRFSFCGAELAAVYVVADQGRELHLAELTGNRGVLYGLPAILAVAGHSPAANAFRSGRPLWLAPKELATFIEEDPHHFPTRVRDGAPNSPARISLGALPLGYDDQELGCLIVAGQAGDGFSADDRSLLELYADQVATGLESVAGRFAGRKSPQAHLGQSLVPDQGGAFILELSTGRMEADAHVLELLGLSPGQFDGQVETVLACAVPDDMPALMAIVEPNRLAAAGQQLAFRIRRPNGELRWLGLRCRVEVDADGTPGRVLGVVADATYLRPSADEVSLVQRLSATLAGAATIREVSRLVVAALREPLGASRVAVGELEPERLIVTALDPPEPDAWPEVWRSEWRSEWPDVALSDLPTLQSALRGGHLSLWPPGAALEPGLLGVGPGGLAVLPLPADGRMVGVCLVGWDAEHRFGPEERSLLTATAGLVGQALVRAHALDAGHELATMLQRSLLPRKLPELPGGVAVARYLPATAGLEVGGDWYDVIPLRDGHVAFVIGDVQGHSAGAATIMGQMRTAVRAYAVEGHPPDVVVARANRLLAGMETDLFATCGYVDLDMEEGIARVVRAGHLPPILRHPDGVAEEMVVEGGPPLGVLAEAEFPMTEAGLIPGTLLVLLTDGLVESSRLRLEEGVRRVCDVLAAADPDDVGGVADELVVGVGRRDDDVALLLLRYDGQGDRPMRSHWTVWRVPNAVLHARRFTARTLRSWGVVEELDEALLIVSELVTNAIAHTQGEVGMDLTLSADRLRIAVNDGSPRSPVKPVWVSWESTGGRGLLIVEATATAWGSVPLSGGKQVWAEIPWRRGS; the protein is encoded by the coding sequence GTGAACAGTCATCGCTTCTCGTTCTGCGGGGCCGAGCTCGCCGCTGTCTACGTGGTCGCCGACCAGGGCAGGGAACTCCACCTCGCCGAGCTGACCGGAAACCGCGGCGTCCTCTACGGGCTGCCGGCGATCCTCGCCGTGGCCGGCCACTCGCCCGCCGCCAATGCCTTCCGCTCGGGCCGCCCGCTGTGGCTGGCTCCCAAGGAACTCGCCACGTTCATCGAGGAGGACCCCCACCACTTCCCCACCCGGGTGCGGGACGGCGCACCCAACTCGCCCGCCAGGATCTCGCTGGGCGCGCTTCCGCTGGGGTACGACGACCAGGAGCTCGGCTGTCTGATCGTCGCCGGGCAGGCCGGGGACGGCTTCAGCGCCGACGACCGCAGCCTCCTGGAGCTCTACGCCGACCAGGTGGCCACGGGACTCGAATCGGTCGCCGGACGCTTCGCCGGACGCAAGTCCCCGCAGGCCCATCTGGGTCAGTCGCTGGTGCCCGACCAGGGCGGCGCCTTCATCCTGGAGCTGAGCACCGGCCGTATGGAGGCCGACGCGCACGTGCTGGAACTGCTGGGTCTGTCTCCCGGGCAGTTCGACGGGCAGGTGGAGACCGTGCTCGCCTGCGCCGTCCCCGACGACATGCCCGCACTGATGGCGATCGTGGAGCCGAACCGGCTTGCCGCCGCCGGACAGCAGCTGGCGTTCCGTATCCGCCGCCCGAACGGCGAGCTGCGCTGGCTGGGACTGCGCTGCCGCGTGGAGGTGGACGCGGACGGTACGCCGGGGCGCGTCCTGGGCGTGGTCGCCGATGCCACCTATCTGCGCCCCAGCGCCGACGAGGTCTCCCTCGTACAGCGGCTGTCGGCCACCCTGGCGGGAGCGGCGACCATCCGGGAGGTCAGCCGGCTGGTGGTCGCCGCCCTGCGCGAACCGCTCGGCGCCTCCCGGGTCGCGGTCGGCGAACTGGAGCCCGAACGGCTCATCGTCACCGCCCTCGATCCTCCGGAGCCCGACGCCTGGCCCGAGGTCTGGCGCTCGGAGTGGCGGTCCGAGTGGCCCGACGTGGCGCTCAGCGACCTGCCCACCCTGCAGAGCGCGCTGCGCGGGGGGCACTTGAGTCTGTGGCCGCCGGGGGCGGCCCTGGAGCCCGGCCTGCTGGGCGTCGGGCCCGGTGGTCTCGCGGTGCTGCCGCTGCCCGCCGACGGCCGGATGGTCGGGGTGTGTCTGGTGGGCTGGGACGCGGAGCACCGGTTCGGACCGGAGGAGCGGTCGCTGCTGACCGCGACCGCGGGACTGGTGGGACAGGCGCTGGTGCGCGCCCACGCCCTGGACGCGGGCCACGAACTCGCCACCATGCTCCAGCGCAGTCTGCTGCCGCGCAAGCTCCCCGAGCTGCCGGGCGGGGTCGCCGTCGCCCGCTACCTCCCCGCGACCGCCGGACTCGAGGTCGGCGGGGACTGGTACGACGTCATTCCGCTCCGTGACGGTCATGTGGCCTTCGTCATCGGGGACGTCCAGGGGCACAGCGCGGGCGCCGCCACCATCATGGGCCAGATGCGTACGGCGGTCAGGGCCTACGCGGTGGAGGGCCACCCGCCCGATGTGGTGGTCGCGCGGGCCAACCGTCTGCTGGCCGGTATGGAGACGGATCTGTTCGCCACCTGCGGGTACGTGGACCTGGACATGGAGGAGGGCATCGCCAGGGTCGTCCGGGCCGGCCATCTGCCGCCGATCCTGCGTCATCCCGACGGCGTCGCCGAGGAGATGGTGGTCGAGGGCGGCCCCCCGCTGGGCGTGCTCGCGGAAGCGGAGTTCCCCATGACAGAGGCGGGGCTGATCCCCGGCACCCTGCTGGTGCTGCTGACGGACGGCCTGGTCGAGTCCTCCCGACTGCGCCTGGAGGAGGGCGTACGGCGGGTGTGCGACGTGCTCGCGGCGGCCGACCCGGACGATGTCGGAGGGGTCGCCGACGAGCTGGTCGTCGGCGTGGGCCGTCGCGACGACGATGTGGCGTTGCTGTTGCTGCGCTACGACGGCCAGGGGGACCGGCCGATGCGGAGCCACTGGACGGTGTGGCGGGTACCCAACGCGGTCCTGCACGCGCGCCGCTTCACCGCCCGCACCCTGCGCTCCTGGGGAGTGGTGGAGGAACTCGACGAAGCCCTGTTGATCGTGTCCGAGCTGGTCACCAACGCCATCGCGCACACCCAGGGCGAGGTGGGGATGGATCTGACCCTCTCGGCGGACCGGCTGCGGATCGCCGTGAACGACGGGTCGCCGCGCAGCCCCGTCAAACCGGTCTGGGTGAGCTGGGAGTCGACGGGCGGTCGCGGGCTGCTCATCGTCGAGGCGACGGCGACGGCCTGGGGCTCGGTGCCGCTCAGCGGCGGCAAGCAGGTGTGGGCCGAAATCCCCTGGCGCCGCGGTTCCTGA
- a CDS encoding D-alanyl-D-alanine carboxypeptidase family protein translates to MSIRSSGRRTGAGAAALAIGASVLLVPAAAGAARAEPLPPRPAPAVDASLLHRAGTHVRARQGAPALPDDVSALSWLVADAGTGAVLAAHDAHRRLPPASTLKTLFALTALPHLPGSGRHTVTEAELDEVPEGSSTVGLSADHTYRVADLWRGVFLSSGNDAVHVLAEMNGGWDVTSAQMQAKARALGARDTTVVSPDGFDADGQASSAYDLAVFGRTGLADPAFAEYAATADARFPGGTTTDGSPTWTYGIENTNRLVTGQDGLGRYPGIIGVKNGYTSQAGFTLIAAARRDGRTLLATVMNPQWGGANAVYEEARSLLDWGFAAAGRVDPVGSLDPPAPPATPRTVAARAARAVTPERLDVGTPMVYGLSAAFLAAVAVLTGAGVLRRRRDLP, encoded by the coding sequence ATGAGCATCAGATCCTCTGGGCGCAGAACCGGCGCGGGCGCCGCGGCTCTCGCCATCGGCGCATCGGTCCTCCTCGTACCGGCGGCGGCCGGCGCCGCGCGGGCCGAGCCGCTGCCGCCGCGGCCCGCCCCGGCCGTCGACGCCTCGCTGCTGCACCGGGCCGGAACCCACGTACGGGCGCGGCAGGGGGCGCCCGCGCTGCCGGACGACGTGTCCGCCCTGTCGTGGCTGGTGGCGGACGCCGGTACGGGTGCGGTGCTCGCGGCCCACGACGCACACCGCCGGCTGCCACCGGCCAGCACCCTCAAGACCCTGTTCGCCCTCACCGCACTGCCCCACCTGCCCGGCTCGGGCCGGCACACGGTCACCGAGGCCGAGCTGGACGAGGTGCCGGAGGGGAGCAGCACGGTGGGTCTGTCCGCGGACCACACCTACCGGGTGGCCGACCTGTGGCGGGGCGTCTTCCTCAGCTCGGGCAACGACGCCGTGCACGTGCTGGCCGAGATGAACGGCGGCTGGGACGTCACCTCGGCGCAGATGCAGGCCAAGGCGCGCGCCCTGGGCGCACGGGACACCACCGTCGTCTCCCCGGACGGATTCGACGCGGACGGCCAGGCCTCCTCGGCCTACGACCTCGCCGTCTTCGGCCGTACGGGCCTTGCCGACCCGGCCTTCGCCGAGTACGCGGCGACCGCCGACGCCCGCTTCCCCGGCGGCACCACCACCGACGGCAGTCCCACCTGGACGTACGGGATCGAGAACACCAACCGGCTGGTGACCGGTCAGGACGGGCTGGGCCGGTACCCGGGGATCATCGGGGTCAAGAACGGCTACACCTCCCAGGCGGGCTTCACGCTGATCGCGGCCGCCCGTCGGGACGGCCGCACCCTGCTGGCGACGGTGATGAACCCCCAGTGGGGCGGCGCGAACGCCGTGTACGAGGAAGCGCGCTCCCTGCTGGACTGGGGATTCGCCGCTGCGGGACGGGTGGATCCGGTCGGGTCGCTCGACCCCCCGGCGCCGCCCGCGACGCCGCGCACCGTCGCCGCCCGGGCCGCCCGCGCCGTCACGCCGGAGCGGCTCGACGTGGGTACGCCGATGGTCTACGGCTTGTCGGCCGCGTTCCTCGCCGCCGTGGCGGTCCTGACCGGGGCAGGTGTCCTGCGGCGCCGCCGGGACCTGCCGTGA
- a CDS encoding PP2C family protein-serine/threonine phosphatase, which translates to MRAPLRSPSGPRADGHHQVLFVLAECVPFAIALLVLLVEFTPLHVLYTGPLLVATPALAAVTMGPKGTLAAAGVAVGVSVATASYNGAWGSQQVYTNFLALFLVSVASFMTSRSARTRTENELNQVQRIATAAQDVLLRPVPTLLGPVRAASMYLAAETGAQIGGDLYDVVQTRYGVRMIVGDVRGKGLPAVRAAAIVLGAFREAVHYEDDLMEVVDRCEAALLRDAAVSGAGGAEAVLEGFVTALVAQIPDGPHIDVINRGHPPPLLLCDGVVRPLTPTAPLPPLGLVEFVSGPPRRADRYPFAPGDRLLLYTDGVIEARAPDKAFFDLAEAMVTMRDHSRKEFLEGLHQALLRHTDDRLADDVAVVVVDRSLDEGQRSAGGPA; encoded by the coding sequence ATGAGAGCGCCCTTGCGCTCGCCTTCTGGACCGCGAGCCGACGGCCACCACCAGGTCCTGTTCGTCTTGGCGGAGTGTGTGCCCTTCGCGATCGCCCTGCTGGTGCTGCTCGTCGAGTTCACGCCCCTGCACGTCCTCTACACCGGCCCCCTGTTGGTCGCGACGCCCGCTCTGGCGGCCGTGACGATGGGCCCCAAGGGGACGCTCGCGGCGGCGGGGGTGGCCGTCGGTGTCAGCGTGGCCACCGCGAGCTACAACGGCGCCTGGGGGAGCCAGCAGGTCTACACCAACTTCCTCGCCCTGTTCCTGGTCTCGGTGGCGAGTTTCATGACGAGCCGCTCCGCGCGCACGCGCACGGAGAACGAGCTGAACCAGGTCCAGCGGATCGCCACCGCCGCCCAGGACGTCCTGCTGCGGCCGGTGCCGACCCTGCTGGGTCCCGTACGGGCGGCCAGCATGTACCTGGCGGCCGAGACGGGCGCCCAGATCGGCGGCGATCTGTACGACGTGGTGCAGACCCGGTACGGGGTCCGGATGATCGTCGGGGATGTCCGGGGCAAGGGACTCCCGGCCGTACGGGCCGCCGCGATCGTGCTGGGCGCCTTCAGGGAGGCCGTGCACTACGAGGACGACCTGATGGAGGTCGTCGACCGCTGCGAGGCGGCCCTGCTGCGGGACGCCGCCGTCTCGGGCGCCGGTGGTGCGGAGGCCGTCCTGGAGGGGTTCGTCACCGCGCTCGTGGCCCAGATCCCGGACGGCCCGCACATCGACGTGATCAACCGGGGCCACCCTCCCCCGCTGCTGCTGTGCGACGGCGTGGTCCGGCCACTGACACCCACCGCCCCCCTGCCGCCGCTCGGTCTGGTGGAGTTCGTCAGCGGTCCTCCCCGGCGGGCGGACCGCTATCCGTTCGCACCGGGGGACCGGCTGCTGCTGTACACCGACGGCGTCATCGAGGCCCGCGCCCCGGACAAGGCCTTCTTCGACCTGGCCGAGGCAATGGTGACCATGCGCGACCACAGCCGGAAGGAGTTCCTGGAGGGCCTGCACCAGGCACTGCTCCGCCACACCGATGACCGCCTGGCCGACGATGTGGCGGTCGTCGTCGTGGACCGGAGCCTGGACGAGGGGCAACGGTCGGCCGGAGGTCCGGCGTAG
- a CDS encoding cobalamin-binding protein, translating to MRIVSLLPAATDIVAELGLAADLAGRTHECDWPPRAVAGVPVVTSAEFSADTLTSREISDAVGGAAHRGSSLYTLDTEALGALAPDVVLTQDLCDVCAVSYAGVSRAVRVLDGGPRVLSLEPRTLGDVLDCLVTVGELLGVAEHARERRAALAARLEAVRARTAGRRRPRVVAIEWLDPLWPAGHWVPEQIACAGGEALIAAPGEHTRPTEWEAVRAARPDVLLVMPCGFGPERTLRERELLTSLPGWEELPAVRAGEVWVLDGPAYFNRPGPRVVRGAEVLAHVLHGVGAGAPVSPAEARRLGRG from the coding sequence ATGCGCATCGTCTCCCTGCTGCCCGCGGCGACCGACATCGTGGCGGAGCTCGGCCTGGCCGCCGATCTGGCGGGCCGTACCCACGAGTGCGACTGGCCGCCGCGGGCGGTGGCCGGCGTGCCCGTGGTGACCTCGGCCGAGTTCTCGGCGGACACCCTGACCAGCCGGGAGATCTCCGACGCGGTGGGCGGCGCCGCGCACCGCGGCTCCTCGCTCTACACCCTCGACACCGAGGCCCTCGGCGCGCTCGCTCCCGATGTGGTCCTGACCCAGGACCTGTGCGACGTCTGCGCGGTGTCCTACGCCGGCGTGAGCCGGGCGGTGCGCGTCCTAGACGGCGGGCCCCGCGTGCTGAGTCTGGAGCCGCGCACGCTGGGCGACGTACTGGACTGCCTGGTCACGGTCGGTGAGCTGCTCGGCGTGGCGGAGCACGCGCGGGAGCGGCGGGCGGCCCTCGCCGCGCGGCTGGAGGCCGTACGGGCGCGGACCGCCGGACGGCGGCGCCCCCGGGTGGTGGCGATCGAATGGCTCGATCCGCTCTGGCCGGCCGGGCACTGGGTGCCGGAGCAGATCGCGTGCGCGGGCGGTGAGGCACTGATCGCCGCCCCCGGGGAGCACACCCGGCCGACGGAATGGGAGGCGGTCCGGGCCGCCCGCCCGGACGTGCTCCTGGTCATGCCCTGCGGGTTCGGCCCGGAACGCACGCTGCGCGAGCGGGAGCTGCTGACCTCGCTGCCGGGGTGGGAGGAGCTGCCCGCGGTGCGCGCGGGTGAGGTGTGGGTGCTGGACGGGCCCGCCTACTTCAACCGCCCGGGCCCCCGCGTCGTACGCGGCGCGGAGGTACTGGCGCACGTCCTGCACGGGGTCGGGGCGGGTGCCCCGGTGAGTCCGGCGGAGGCCCGCCGGCTCGGCCGCGGCTGA
- a CDS encoding DUF4430 domain-containing protein, whose amino-acid sequence MRQTLVRRSVVTTFALALALATAPAVAEAKPRPNTNAAVKVDLTVQGPDGLLFQGKVKTKGHDVTTATGGTHKCDGTNGGANPSKVPTPTAALDDAAHKKGFTWDGTWYASFDDFSVDTIKNVSGGGSAYWSIAVNGTPTPVGGCQFKLSAGDRVSFTWTSF is encoded by the coding sequence ATGCGCCAGACCCTCGTCCGCCGCTCCGTGGTCACCACGTTCGCGCTCGCTCTCGCCCTCGCCACCGCTCCGGCCGTGGCCGAGGCCAAGCCGAGGCCGAACACGAACGCGGCCGTCAAGGTGGACCTCACCGTCCAGGGACCCGACGGGCTGCTGTTCCAGGGCAAGGTCAAGACCAAGGGCCACGATGTCACCACCGCGACCGGTGGCACCCACAAGTGCGACGGCACCAACGGCGGCGCCAACCCGTCCAAGGTCCCCACCCCGACCGCCGCCCTCGACGACGCCGCCCACAAGAAGGGCTTCACCTGGGACGGCACCTGGTACGCGTCCTTCGACGACTTCTCCGTCGACACGATAAAGAACGTCAGCGGCGGCGGCTCGGCGTACTGGAGCATCGCCGTCAACGGCACCCCGACCCCGGTCGGCGGCTGCCAGTTCAAGCTCAGCGCCGGCGACCGGGTGTCCTTCACCTGGACGTCCTTCTAA